From the Acidilutibacter cellobiosedens genome, one window contains:
- a CDS encoding ABC transporter ATP-binding protein: protein MGSLVFKNISKIYPGGVTAVRNFNLEIKDKEFIILVGPSGCGKSTMLRMVAGLEDISEGELYIDDRIVNDIPPKDRDIAMVFQSYALYPHMTVYENMAFGLKLRKAPKDDIDKKVRTAAKSLGIEGLLDRKPKAMSGGQKQRVALGRAIVRNPKVFLMDEPLSNLDAKLRVQTRAEIIKLHNELKTTFIYVTHDQLEAMTMADRIVVMKDGIIQQVAVPQELYENPVNLFVAGFIGSPQMNFIDVKAEENERECMLVFGNTRINLPFEKAEILRKGGYLGEKVIMGIRPEDIHDEPEFLKGSEDSTVEARIDVVEMVGSEAYLHFITEGVKAVARVGSGSKARTGDIVKLAFDKNKIYLFDAKTEESIL, encoded by the coding sequence ATGGGTAGTTTGGTATTTAAAAATATATCTAAAATATATCCGGGCGGAGTTACGGCGGTAAGAAATTTTAATTTGGAAATAAAGGATAAGGAATTCATCATATTGGTAGGGCCTTCGGGATGCGGTAAATCAACTATGCTCAGAATGGTGGCGGGACTGGAGGATATTTCGGAAGGAGAATTGTATATAGATGACAGGATTGTAAATGATATACCTCCGAAGGACAGGGATATTGCAATGGTGTTCCAGAGTTATGCGTTATATCCTCATATGACGGTATATGAAAATATGGCTTTCGGATTAAAGCTCAGGAAGGCTCCCAAAGATGATATTGATAAAAAGGTAAGGACCGCGGCAAAATCTTTGGGAATAGAAGGACTTTTGGACAGAAAGCCAAAGGCTATGTCGGGAGGGCAAAAGCAGAGGGTGGCTTTGGGAAGGGCGATAGTGAGAAACCCCAAGGTATTTCTTATGGACGAACCACTTTCCAATTTGGATGCAAAGCTCAGGGTACAGACGAGGGCGGAGATAATAAAGCTCCATAATGAGCTGAAGACTACTTTTATATATGTAACCCATGACCAATTGGAGGCCATGACAATGGCAGACAGGATAGTTGTAATGAAGGACGGGATCATCCAGCAGGTAGCCGTTCCCCAGGAGTTATACGAAAATCCCGTAAATTTATTTGTAGCCGGATTTATAGGAAGCCCACAGATGAATTTTATAGATGTAAAGGCAGAGGAGAACGAGAGGGAATGTATGCTGGTATTCGGAAATACGAGGATTAATCTGCCTTTCGAAAAAGCGGAGATATTAAGAAAAGGAGGGTATTTAGGGGAAAAAGTTATTATGGGAATAAGGCCGGAAGATATCCATGATGAGCCGGAATTTTTAAAAGGGTCTGAAGACAGTACGGTAGAGGCAAGAATAGATGTGGTGGAGATGGTAGGTTCGGAGGCGTATCTGCATTTTATAACGGAAGGGGTCAAAGCGGTTGCAAGGGTAGGTTCGGGAAGCAAAGCCAGGACAGGCGATATTGTAAAATTAGCCTTTGATAAGAATAAAATCTATTTATTTGATGCAAAAACGGAAGAGTCCATATTATAA
- a CDS encoding copper homeostasis protein CutC encodes MKRIAEICCGSLEDALIAQKAGADRIELNNAVYLGGLTPSMGTIKLTAENCNIPIVVMVRPRPGGFCYNDYEFKTMISDIEAMGNYNIEGFAFGCLDENRNIDKEKNKTIISTIHKYHKDAIFHRAFDCVKDPYETMKILIDLGVKRVLTSGLKPKAAEGANLLSELQYMYGDKIEILAGGGVNASNCSYLINKTGISQYHSSCRIWRADPTTVSNVSYAYTQSAHEECYEIVSYDKALEFIKAVREG; translated from the coding sequence ATGAAGAGAATTGCTGAAATATGCTGCGGTAGTTTGGAAGATGCTCTGATTGCACAGAAAGCAGGTGCCGATAGGATAGAGCTGAATAATGCCGTCTATTTGGGAGGATTGACTCCTTCCATGGGGACTATAAAGCTGACTGCCGAAAACTGCAATATTCCTATTGTAGTAATGGTAAGACCACGCCCGGGTGGCTTTTGCTACAATGACTATGAATTTAAAACTATGATATCAGACATAGAAGCTATGGGTAATTATAATATAGAAGGTTTTGCCTTTGGTTGTTTAGATGAAAACAGAAATATAGATAAAGAAAAAAATAAAACAATAATAAGTACTATTCATAAGTACCACAAAGATGCCATATTTCACAGAGCATTTGACTGTGTTAAAGATCCGTATGAAACAATGAAGATCTTGATTGATTTAGGAGTCAAAAGAGTTTTAACAAGCGGATTAAAGCCTAAAGCAGCAGAAGGAGCAAATTTATTATCTGAACTTCAATATATGTACGGAGATAAAATTGAAATATTGGCAGGCGGTGGTGTTAATGCATCAAACTGCTCTTATTTAATCAACAAAACCGGAATTTCTCAATATCATAGCTCATGCAGAATATGGAGGGCAGATCCAACTACAGTAAGTAATGTGTCATATGCTTATACTCAATCTGCTCATGAAGAATGTTATGAAATAGTAAGTTATGATAAAGCCCTTGAATTTATAAAGGCAGTAAGGGAAGGATAG
- a CDS encoding methyltransferase domain-containing protein, producing MHKRYIDMLICPSCHNELIWNIEDEDEDRIINGNAVCPSCKSVYEIRNEIAVFLTNDLSRNDLWKHGESELERYLGENPDIYDKLMNIPEGEMNGADYWFKASYFESKNDFKTSSGMFKNAYKKIYTQDYIDGWKSQIDFIVNNIKSDRPIIDIASGKGYLVEKLLKERKNYVVATDFSPTVLERNKEYYKYKGLYDKLSLISFDARKTPFKDNSIEILTSNMGLQNIECPGEVIKEMNRITKGTFMSVMFFIDKEDKIHMDLFNKYGNAAYVTRSNAVDTFKKAGWNVNIANSFLANIMPTPEGKILKGASIDGFPIADTKIEFCVIQATK from the coding sequence ATGCATAAACGTTATATTGACATGCTTATATGCCCATCGTGTCATAACGAATTGATATGGAATATAGAAGATGAAGATGAGGATAGAATAATTAATGGGAATGCGGTTTGCCCGTCTTGTAAATCGGTATATGAAATTAGGAATGAAATTGCAGTATTTTTGACTAACGATTTATCGAGAAATGACCTTTGGAAGCATGGTGAAAGTGAGTTGGAAAGATATTTAGGAGAAAACCCTGATATTTATGATAAGCTGATGAATATACCGGAAGGAGAAATGAATGGAGCTGATTACTGGTTTAAGGCTTCATATTTTGAATCAAAAAATGACTTCAAGACAAGCTCTGGGATGTTTAAAAATGCCTATAAAAAAATATATACCCAAGATTATATTGATGGTTGGAAAAGTCAAATTGACTTTATAGTTAACAATATTAAGTCTGATAGACCTATAATAGACATAGCAAGCGGCAAAGGCTATCTTGTTGAAAAGCTGTTAAAGGAAAGGAAGAACTATGTTGTTGCTACGGATTTTAGTCCTACGGTTCTCGAAAGAAACAAGGAATATTATAAATACAAAGGCTTATATGATAAATTGAGCTTGATATCATTTGATGCAAGAAAAACTCCTTTTAAAGATAATTCAATTGAAATATTGACCAGCAATATGGGACTTCAAAACATTGAATGTCCCGGTGAAGTAATAAAAGAGATGAACAGAATAACAAAAGGTACGTTTATGTCTGTTATGTTTTTTATAGACAAAGAAGATAAGATTCATATGGATTTATTTAATAAATATGGAAATGCAGCTTATGTTACAAGAAGTAATGCCGTTGATACATTTAAGAAAGCAGGCTGGAATGTTAATATCGCTAATTCGTTTTTAGCAAATATCATGCCTACGCCTGAAGGCAAAATTTTAAAGGGTGCAAGTATTGACGGATTTCCGATAGCCGATACAAAAATTGAGTTTTGTGTAATTCAGGCAACAAAATAA